One Deinococcus sp. LM3 genomic region harbors:
- a CDS encoding ABC transporter permease gives MTTVPTSTPVKAPVRSQSQLSVAWGQFRKNRLAQVGGTMIILLYLMAIFAPFLAPDGLSNYSTSNITRFHPPTPVSFRDPETGAFGRPFVFKYTQQLNMETFVNEFKPSTEKCPIYFGVRGDSYRILGLFPGNLHLFGTGQPDCKVYLMGGEDLGRDLLSRTLYASQISLTIGVAAVLISTLIGLFMGAMAAYFGGFVDTVIMRLVEVLASIPTLFLLILLRSVFPKEINPILALYVILGILAFINWGGLARVTRGQLLSVREQDFVSAARSLGASDNRIMVRHMLPTMTTYVIVTTSLAIPATILTESGLSFLGIGAVEPYASWGSLLKQAQDGGLSSLNTRPWVLIPGFFIVFTVMCFQLLGDGLRDAFDPRKRS, from the coding sequence GTGACCACCGTTCCCACCTCCACCCCCGTCAAGGCCCCGGTCCGTTCTCAGTCCCAGCTGTCCGTCGCGTGGGGGCAGTTCCGCAAGAACCGCCTCGCGCAGGTCGGCGGGACCATGATCATCCTGCTGTACCTGATGGCGATCTTCGCGCCGTTCCTGGCCCCGGACGGCCTGTCGAACTACTCGACCAGCAACATCACCCGCTTCCACCCGCCCACCCCCGTCAGTTTCCGCGACCCGGAAACCGGCGCGTTCGGGCGTCCCTTCGTGTTCAAGTACACCCAGCAGCTGAACATGGAGACCTTCGTGAACGAGTTCAAGCCCAGCACCGAAAAATGCCCCATCTACTTCGGCGTGCGCGGCGACAGCTACCGCATCCTGGGCCTGTTCCCCGGCAACCTGCACCTGTTCGGCACCGGGCAACCCGACTGCAAGGTCTACCTGATGGGCGGCGAGGACCTGGGCCGCGACCTGCTCAGCCGCACCCTGTACGCCTCGCAGATCAGCCTGACCATCGGCGTGGCCGCCGTGCTGATCAGCACCCTGATCGGCCTGTTCATGGGCGCCATGGCCGCGTACTTCGGCGGGTTCGTGGACACGGTCATCATGCGCCTCGTCGAGGTGCTGGCCTCCATCCCCACGCTGTTCCTGCTGATCCTGCTGCGCTCGGTGTTCCCCAAGGAGATCAACCCCATCCTGGCGCTGTACGTGATCCTGGGCATCCTGGCGTTCATCAACTGGGGCGGCCTGGCCCGCGTCACGCGCGGACAGCTGCTCAGCGTGCGCGAACAGGACTTCGTGTCGGCCGCCCGGAGCCTGGGCGCCAGCGACAACCGCATCATGGTCCGGCACATGCTGCCTACCATGACCACCTACGTCATCGTGACCACCTCGCTCGCCATTCCCGCCACCATCCTCACCGAGTCCGGCCTGAGCTTCCTGGGTATCGGCGCGGTCGAACCCTACGCCTCGTGGGGCAGCCTGCTCAAGCAGGCGCAGGACGGCGGCCTGAGCAGCCTGAACACCCGCCCCTGGGTGCTGATCCCCGGCTTCTTCATCGTGTTCACCGTCATGTGCTTCCAGCTGCTCGGCGACGGGCTGCGCGACGCCTTCGACCCCAGAAAACGTTCCTGA
- a CDS encoding ABC transporter permease, with protein MIPFLLRRVVQSIPTLFLASLLIFFVIQLAPGDFLTPAKLNPNISPEQIAALESNFGLDRHPIEQYLLWMKNMIFNLNFGLSFQYQQPVLDVAIPRVLNSLWLVLLNLIFFYAIAIPLGVFGAVRQNSLGDKAVNVVLYFLLGFPSFFLALIVIYFILQVRNATGWDIPINGMTSNGFDAMAPLEKVWDVLKHLLIPALVLAISDAAGLTRVIRGLMLEVMRSDYIRTARAKGVSERTAIWKHTFRNAILPIVAGIGGLLPAAISGAGLTEVVFAYPGITPMILDAINTQDLYLIAGFTVLGTVLLVIGNALSDILLAVVDPRIKVG; from the coding sequence ATGATCCCATTCCTGCTGCGCCGCGTAGTGCAGTCCATTCCCACCCTGTTCCTGGCCAGCCTGCTGATCTTCTTCGTGATTCAGCTCGCCCCCGGTGACTTCCTGACCCCCGCCAAGCTCAACCCGAACATCAGCCCCGAGCAGATCGCCGCGCTGGAAAGCAACTTCGGGCTGGACCGCCACCCCATCGAACAGTACCTGCTGTGGATGAAGAACATGATCTTCAACCTCAACTTCGGACTGTCTTTCCAGTACCAGCAGCCCGTGCTTGATGTTGCCATTCCCCGCGTCCTGAACTCGCTGTGGCTGGTGCTGCTGAACCTGATCTTCTTCTACGCCATCGCCATTCCGCTGGGCGTGTTCGGCGCCGTGCGCCAGAACTCACTGGGCGACAAGGCCGTGAACGTGGTTCTGTACTTCCTGCTGGGCTTCCCCAGCTTCTTCCTGGCATTGATCGTCATCTACTTCATCCTGCAGGTCCGCAACGCGACCGGCTGGGACATTCCCATCAACGGCATGACCAGTAACGGCTTCGACGCCATGGCCCCGCTGGAGAAGGTCTGGGACGTACTCAAGCACCTGCTGATTCCCGCGCTGGTCCTGGCGATCAGCGACGCCGCCGGCCTGACCCGCGTCATCCGCGGCCTGATGCTGGAAGTCATGCGCTCGGACTACATCCGCACCGCCCGCGCCAAGGGCGTCAGTGAACGCACCGCCATCTGGAAGCACACCTTCCGCAACGCCATCCTGCCCATCGTGGCCGGCATCGGCGGCCTGCTGCCGGCCGCCATCAGCGGCGCCGGCCTGACCGAGGTCGTGTTCGCGTACCCCGGCATCACGCCCATGATCCTCGACGCCATCAACACCCAGGACCTGTACCTGATCGCCGGCTTCACGGTCCTCGGCACCGTCCTGCTGGTCATCGGCAACGCCCTGAGCGACATTCTCCTCGCGGTCGTCGACCCGCGCATCAAGGTCGGGTGA